Proteins encoded by one window of Cyclobacteriaceae bacterium:
- a CDS encoding acyl-CoA reductase, which produces MTQEKQLSAFVQLGDFIRNLDHETLTQLSREAANENPWFTEANVRLALSGIQQNLTKENLNQWTSQYDFSQVSSKTIGLVMAGNIPLVGFHDLLAVLISGHRAIVKLSSKDSKLIKFLLEKLFIIEPDLRASVTIQQQALAGFDAVIATGSDNTARHFEYYFRNVPNIVRRNRTSCAILTGKESQVELQRLGEDIFSYFGLGCRNVSKLFVPDSYDVTNLFQPWNDFEPIIHHHKYVNNYDYQKSILLVNKETFLDNGFVLLQESERLVSPIAVLYYQRYTSLEEITNQLKVMEEKIQCVVGHAPPATIPFGQAQHPALWDYADGVDTMTFLTSIR; this is translated from the coding sequence ATGACCCAGGAAAAACAACTTTCTGCTTTTGTTCAATTAGGGGATTTCATTCGTAACCTTGATCATGAAACCCTGACGCAACTGTCGAGAGAAGCTGCCAACGAAAACCCTTGGTTTACAGAAGCCAATGTCCGGTTAGCCCTTTCAGGCATCCAACAAAATCTTACCAAAGAAAATCTGAATCAATGGACTTCGCAATATGATTTTAGTCAGGTATCTTCCAAAACAATAGGCCTTGTCATGGCCGGCAACATTCCATTGGTTGGGTTTCATGATCTGCTCGCTGTACTCATCAGCGGCCATAGAGCGATAGTTAAACTAAGCTCCAAAGATTCGAAGCTGATCAAATTTCTACTGGAAAAACTTTTTATTATTGAACCCGATCTTCGGGCATCTGTTACCATTCAACAGCAAGCGCTTGCAGGTTTTGATGCTGTTATTGCCACAGGAAGTGATAACACCGCAAGACACTTTGAATATTACTTTAGAAACGTTCCCAACATTGTCCGCAGAAACAGAACCTCATGCGCCATCCTTACCGGAAAAGAATCGCAGGTAGAACTCCAAAGGCTGGGTGAAGATATTTTCTCATACTTTGGATTGGGCTGCCGTAATGTTTCCAAACTTTTCGTACCCGATAGTTATGATGTAACCAACCTGTTTCAGCCCTGGAATGATTTTGAGCCGATCATTCATCATCATAAGTACGTCAACAATTACGATTACCAGAAATCAATTCTACTCGTTAACAAGGAAACATTTCTCGATAATGGATTCGTATTACTGCAAGAATCAGAAAGGCTGGTATCCCCCATTGCCGTGTTGTACTACCAACGATACACTTCCCTCGAGGAGATAACTAACCAGCTAAAGGTTATGGAAGAAAAAATTCAGTGCGTTGTTGGTCATGCACCTCCGGCTACCATTCCATTTGGGCAGGCGCAGCATCCTGCCTTATGGGATTATGCTGACGGAGTTGATACAATGACTTTTCTTACTTCTATTCGCTAA